The genomic stretch CCGCCAGCACGGTGGACCTCAGTGGCCTGCCCGCGGAATGGGTGGCACGCCAAGGCCGTGAGCTGAAGGCCTACTCCGATTTCCTCGCCAGCCTGCGACTCCAGCGGCTGACCCCGCGCCAAGTCATCGAGGCCCATGCGAAACAGCGGGGCTCGGTCTGGAATGCACTACCCCCGCGCGCTTATTGGCGGCAGATGGTGCCGACCCTCCGGGTCATTGATCGCGTCGCCATTCAACTCGGTCAGCCGGTGAAGGAGATCGTTTCCGCGTATCGTGCTCCGGCTTACAATTCCCGCTGCCCAGGCGCAAAGTCCGGCTCCTATCATCAGGCCAACGTGGCGATCGACGTGCAATTCCCCGTGGCTACTTCGACAGTAGCCCAGACCGCCCGCACGTTGCGCTCAAGCGGACTCTTCCGCGGCGGCGTGGGGCGCTACTCGACATTCACGCACATCGACACACGCGGGCAGAACGTCGATTGGTGAGAGGGCGGCTCAGTTAGTCTCCTCAGCCCGCACGAGGTTCTTCGCCTTGCGCTGGCTCACCATCTCGCGCTGCTCTTTCCACGCCATGCCCGCCTTGCGAGAGGCGGGCATGACATCGAGCAAGGCTAGGGCGGAGTCGCAAGACGCGGCGGCGTCCTTGAAGCGTCCGGCGCTCTCGAGGATGTCCGCGCGTTGGAGCGACAGTGCGACCGATGGACGGAAGCGACCCGTCAGCGCATCGACGCGGCGTAGCGCCGAGTCATAGTGCCGGAGGGTCAGCTCCAGCTCGATCGCTTTCTGATGGAGGCCGCTGAGCACGCCGAGCTTGGCAAGCCCTTGGTCGATCACGGCGATGGCCTCCGGCTTGTCGCCGCGCTTCTCCAACCACGCGGCGCAGGTCAGCACGTCGGTGGCTGAGGGTTTGGCGGAAAGGTCGAGCGCCTGCCGCATGGCGGAAATGGCCTCCTGGCGGTCGCCCTTATCATCTTCGATCTGGGCGAGGAAGAGCCATCCCGGCGCGAACTTCGGATGGGCCTTCACGAGGTCCGCGGCCTTGGTCCGCGTCGCGGTGTCTTTCTTGGCGCGGCAAACCCGGGCATCGAGCAGAAGATTTTCCGGCTCTCGGGAATCGAGCACAAGTAGGCGATCCACCACTGGCCGGGCCAGATCGGGATGGCCCGTCGAGAGGAACAGGTCGGCCTTCCGGCGCAATAGCTCCGGATCGTCCGGCGTCTCGGCTAGGTGTTCCTCCAGTTGCTCCAGCGAATGGCTCGGATCGGGATGTGCCGACAGGCTAAAGGGGAACAGCAACGCTGCTAGAATGAGGGATGGCTTCATCGTGGAAAGAAATGCGCCGTGGCTCCCCTGGGGAGGAAAAGGGGAGCCACGGCGGGTTCGTGTCGGCAGGAGATCAGGGAGTAACGGTCAGCCGCAGGTAAACTGAAGACGGTGCCGGACCGTCGGTCACGGTGAGGACGGCTTCCAAGGTTTCCGGATCCTCTTCGGCCGGGGACACTGGCTGAATGGCGACGGTCGAGGTCTGGCTGCCGTTGCTTTCACCACTGCGGTGCCAGTTTGTCAGGTCGGTGGACCATTCGACGGCGGCATTCACATCACTGGCGCCCTTGGCGTGGGGGAAGCGCGCGGTGAAGCTGCCGTTCCCGGCCGTAACCGCGGTAACGGTGGCGTGGCTTGCGTCGTCGTCGCCATCGGTGCCCAGATAGTATTCAAGGACGTTCGCCACGCCGTCGCCGTCATCGTCAGCCTCGGGAGCCCCGAGTTGATGGGCCTTCAAGAAGGCCTGGAGCGGGCGATCCGCGATGGTCGCCGAAGCGAAGGCAGTGCCGAGGTCGTAGGCAGCGCTCTCACTCATGGTGACCACGAGCGATTCGTCGCCTTCCGCTTCATCATCGGCCAGGACCGTTACAGGGATGATGGCAGAGCTTTGGCCGGCCGGAATCTCCACGGTGCCGGTCAGGGCGGTGAAGTCACTGCCGGAGGTCGCTCCGTTGGTGGTGTAGGAAACAGCAAGCGCTTCGGTCGTCGACCCCGTGCGGGTGACGCTGAAGGCCATCGACTGATCCGCGCCGTATTCGCCAGCGGTCGCATCGGTCGCCTCGATGTTCACCAGCGGCAGGGTCACTACCGGTTGCTGGAGGCTGAAGGGAACCGCAACGAAGCGGACATCGATGGCTTGGAAGTTGCCGTTGAGCTGCGGCAGGTCTTGTGTGAACACCCGGAAGGCGTTTCCGCTCGCCGAATAGCTGACGATATTGTCGGCCGATTGTCCGTTCGCGGTTGAGTCTGCGGTCATGAGCAAGGCGGCGGTGGACGGATTGATCACCGTGCCGTCGCCAATCGTGAGCTCGTAGTAGTTGGCATTCACCGTCACGGTGCCGCCGGCTTCACCAAGCTTGCCGTTGAGAGTCTCAAGGCTGCCATTCTGGCGGATCATCCCGCTCATCATGCCAGGCGTAGCCACCGGCAGATAGACGAGGCTGAACGAAATGTCCTGGGCGCCGGAGGCATTGTCGCGGGTATCGA from Luteolibacter arcticus encodes the following:
- a CDS encoding D-Ala-D-Ala carboxypeptidase family metallohydrolase gives rise to the protein MLIDPSRGESAHIPLQSRRGALGTLGAGALALLGTTGSASAFFSKKPKITIVTAASTVDLSGLPAEWVARQGRELKAYSDFLASLRLQRLTPRQVIEAHAKQRGSVWNALPPRAYWRQMVPTLRVIDRVAIQLGQPVKEIVSAYRAPAYNSRCPGAKSGSYHQANVAIDVQFPVATSTVAQTARTLRSSGLFRGGVGRYSTFTHIDTRGQNVDW
- a CDS encoding tetratricopeptide repeat protein translates to MKPSLILAALLFPFSLSAHPDPSHSLEQLEEHLAETPDDPELLRRKADLFLSTGHPDLARPVVDRLLVLDSREPENLLLDARVCRAKKDTATRTKAADLVKAHPKFAPGWLFLAQIEDDKGDRQEAISAMRQALDLSAKPSATDVLTCAAWLEKRGDKPEAIAVIDQGLAKLGVLSGLHQKAIELELTLRHYDSALRRVDALTGRFRPSVALSLQRADILESAGRFKDAAASCDSALALLDVMPASRKAGMAWKEQREMVSQRKAKNLVRAEETN